One segment of Bradyrhizobium sp. CB2312 DNA contains the following:
- a CDS encoding DEAD/DEAH box helicase: MSLPALTPPLARALAERNYDSLTPVQLAVLAHEAAGRDLLVSAQTGSGKTVAYGLAIAKNLLDDAEQFAPAAAPLALIVAPTRELALQVQRELAWLYGHAGGRVVSCVGGMDPRREQRELAAGAHIVVGTPGRLCDHLRRGRLDISELAAVVLDEADEMLNLGFREDMEFILETTPETRRTLLFSATFPRGIVALARQYQRDAFRIEVAGDEGGHADIEYRAIRIAPGDVEHAVVNVLRFFEAPSALVFCSTRDAVRHLQAALLERGFAVVALSGELTQNERTLALQSLRDGRARVCVATDVAARGIDLPSLDLVIHADLPNDAEVMQHRSGRTGRAGRKGTSVLLVPPARRRRADLLLNLAGVDAAWGTAPQADEIRKLDHERMKDVLFTEETTADDLALAQALLAERSAEDIAAALARLYRARLPSPEDIIDPGERSGRPRDERGRERFEGGDDRPAKPRSKSGKSSSKHGMAEASVWFRAAIGRRKNAEARWLLPMICRRGGIDKRDIGAIKIMDTTTEFEISERVADAFAAKIKRPDKEDSIRIEPMADAPQRQAPSEERSHAPRRERDDGDHRERQGDRPRDAREFKPRGKVLGERGPRFDDAPSFGKKKKHKNKPGHAEPSVTPWPVKGAPGKKAKKKKRRG, from the coding sequence GTGTCTCTTCCGGCCCTGACCCCGCCGCTCGCCCGAGCTTTGGCCGAGCGGAACTATGATTCACTGACCCCCGTCCAGCTCGCGGTGCTCGCCCACGAAGCCGCTGGCCGCGACCTGCTGGTCTCGGCCCAGACGGGCTCCGGCAAGACGGTCGCCTATGGATTGGCGATCGCCAAAAATCTCCTCGACGATGCCGAGCAGTTCGCACCCGCGGCCGCACCGCTCGCTTTGATCGTGGCGCCGACCCGCGAGCTCGCGCTTCAGGTCCAGCGCGAGCTGGCCTGGCTTTATGGACATGCGGGCGGGCGCGTCGTCTCCTGCGTCGGCGGCATGGATCCGCGCCGCGAGCAGCGCGAGCTGGCCGCCGGCGCGCACATTGTCGTCGGCACGCCCGGCCGTCTCTGCGATCATTTGCGCCGCGGCCGCCTCGACATCTCCGAACTCGCCGCGGTCGTGCTCGACGAGGCCGACGAGATGCTCAATCTCGGCTTCCGCGAGGACATGGAGTTCATCCTCGAGACCACGCCGGAGACGCGCCGGACGCTGCTGTTCTCGGCGACCTTTCCGCGCGGCATCGTCGCGCTGGCGCGGCAATATCAGCGCGACGCATTCCGGATCGAGGTCGCCGGTGACGAGGGCGGTCACGCCGACATCGAGTACCGCGCGATCCGGATCGCGCCCGGCGATGTCGAGCACGCCGTCGTCAACGTGCTGCGCTTCTTCGAGGCGCCGAGCGCGCTGGTGTTTTGCAGCACGCGCGATGCGGTCAGGCATTTGCAGGCGGCGCTGCTGGAACGCGGCTTCGCCGTGGTCGCTCTGTCGGGCGAACTGACGCAGAACGAGCGCACGCTGGCGCTGCAGTCGCTGCGGGACGGCCGCGCCCGCGTCTGCGTTGCGACCGACGTTGCCGCCCGCGGCATCGATCTACCGAGTCTCGACCTCGTCATCCATGCCGACCTGCCGAATGATGCCGAGGTCATGCAGCATCGCTCGGGTCGCACCGGGCGCGCCGGGCGAAAAGGGACCAGCGTCCTGCTGGTGCCGCCGGCAAGGCGGCGGCGCGCGGACCTGCTGCTCAATCTTGCAGGTGTCGACGCGGCCTGGGGCACCGCGCCGCAAGCGGACGAGATCCGCAAGCTCGATCACGAGCGCATGAAGGACGTGCTGTTCACCGAGGAGACCACCGCCGACGATCTGGCACTGGCACAGGCGCTCTTGGCCGAGCGGTCGGCCGAGGATATCGCAGCGGCACTGGCGCGGCTATATCGCGCGCGGCTGCCGTCGCCCGAGGACATCATCGATCCCGGCGAGCGGAGCGGCAGGCCACGCGACGAGCGCGGTCGCGAGAGGTTTGAAGGAGGGGATGATCGTCCCGCCAAGCCGCGATCGAAGTCCGGCAAATCGTCGTCGAAACACGGCATGGCGGAGGCCAGCGTCTGGTTCCGTGCCGCGATCGGGCGGCGCAAGAATGCGGAGGCGCGCTGGCTCTTGCCGATGATCTGCCGCCGCGGCGGCATCGACAAGCGCGACATCGGCGCGATCAAGATCATGGACACCACCACCGAGTTCGAGATCTCGGAGCGGGTCGCAGACGCCTTCGCCGCGAAGATCAAGCGCCCGGACAAGGAAGACAGCATCCGCATCGAGCCGATGGCGGATGCGCCGCAGCGGCAGGCGCCTTCGGAGGAGCGGTCACACGCGCCGCGGCGCGAGAGGGACGACGGCGATCATCGTGAACGTCAGGGCGATCGCCCGCGCGATGCACGTGAGTTCAAGCCGCGCGGCAAGGTGCTCGGCGAGCGCGGGCCGCGATTCGACGATGCGCCTTCGTTCGGAAAGAAAAAGAAGCACAAGAACAAGCCTGGCCACGCAGAGCCGTCGGTCACGCCGTGGCCCGTGAAGGGCGCGCCGGGCAAGAAGGCGAAGAAGAAGAAACGCCGCGGCTGA
- a CDS encoding GNAT family N-acetyltransferase, with amino-acid sequence MNKPHWRPARASDLPAISMIAARIHPDLPERPEVLAEKMRLYPDGCRVLIADDAIAGYGLAHPWTQHHIPPLDGFLQTLPEDADCLYVHDVAVLPDFRGGAARGYVTTVETLARASGLTTLALVSVYATRPLWERLGFRPVTTDEQLRAKLASYGGAAIYMLRDLTAT; translated from the coding sequence ATGAACAAGCCGCATTGGCGTCCCGCCCGCGCATCGGACCTGCCCGCGATCAGCATGATCGCGGCGCGCATCCATCCTGATCTGCCCGAGCGCCCCGAAGTGCTCGCGGAGAAGATGCGGCTCTATCCCGACGGCTGCCGCGTGCTCATCGCGGACGATGCGATCGCCGGCTATGGACTCGCCCACCCCTGGACGCAGCACCACATTCCGCCGCTCGACGGCTTCCTGCAAACATTGCCTGAGGATGCCGACTGTCTCTACGTGCACGACGTCGCCGTGTTGCCCGACTTTCGCGGCGGCGCAGCGCGCGGCTATGTCACGACGGTCGAGACGCTGGCGCGCGCCTCAGGCCTCACGACGCTCGCGCTGGTCTCGGTCTATGCCACGCGGCCGCTGTGGGAACGGCTCGGCTTTCGGCCCGTCACCACGGATGAGCAATTGCGCGCCAAGCTCGCCTCCTATGGCGGGGCTGCGATCTACATGCTGCGCGACCTCACTGCGACGTAA
- a CDS encoding DJ-1/PfpI family protein, translating to MIWRIVAWSALGGLAALAAIGGTWLLLLPGAPARGAAPAISSEESGATLAALKPPKRRRPLIAIIGINDKSETTDYLMPYGILARADVADVVTLATRPGPVTLYPALKVQPHATIAAFDADHPDGADYVIVPAMTLEDDAAALRWIRSQAGKGATVIAVCVGAMVVANTGLLDGKRATTHWYSVRDLKKHSAIRYAADRRLVVHRGVATTTGITASMPMALTLIEAIAGRARAEAVARDIGLAAWDARHRSDAFQFTRPFALTAIANTLALWGREQLGIALTPGIDEVSLALIADAWSRTYRSRALTFAATDQAQTSRSGLGILPDRIAADWPATHTPPAAAGLPPVQALDQTLLAIDARYGPRTADFVAMQLEYPR from the coding sequence ATGATTTGGCGCATTGTGGCATGGAGCGCCCTCGGAGGGCTGGCGGCGCTCGCGGCGATCGGCGGAACCTGGTTGCTGTTGCTGCCCGGCGCGCCGGCACGGGGAGCCGCACCCGCAATATCGAGCGAGGAGTCCGGGGCGACGCTCGCCGCGCTGAAGCCGCCGAAGCGAAGGCGTCCCCTCATCGCCATCATCGGCATCAACGACAAGAGCGAGACGACCGATTATCTGATGCCCTACGGCATCCTCGCGCGCGCCGATGTCGCCGATGTCGTGACGCTGGCGACGCGGCCGGGTCCCGTGACTCTCTATCCCGCGCTGAAGGTGCAGCCGCACGCGACGATCGCGGCGTTCGACGCCGACCATCCCGACGGCGCCGACTATGTCATCGTGCCGGCGATGACGCTGGAAGACGACGCGGCCGCCTTGCGGTGGATCCGGAGCCAGGCCGGCAAGGGCGCAACGGTCATCGCCGTCTGCGTCGGCGCCATGGTCGTTGCCAATACCGGGCTGCTCGACGGCAAGCGAGCCACGACGCACTGGTATTCCGTGCGGGACCTGAAGAAGCATTCCGCGATCCGCTATGCAGCCGACCGCAGGCTGGTCGTCCACCGCGGCGTTGCGACGACGACCGGCATCACGGCATCCATGCCGATGGCTCTCACGCTGATCGAGGCCATCGCCGGCCGCGCCAGGGCCGAAGCGGTCGCCCGCGACATCGGTCTTGCGGCATGGGATGCGCGCCACCGCAGTGACGCGTTCCAGTTCACGCGCCCCTTCGCGCTGACCGCGATCGCAAACACGCTCGCACTCTGGGGCCGGGAGCAGCTCGGGATCGCGCTGACACCAGGCATCGACGAGGTATCGCTCGCGCTGATCGCCGATGCGTGGTCGCGGACCTATCGCTCGCGCGCCCTCACCTTCGCCGCCACGGATCAGGCGCAGACGAGCCGCAGCGGCCTCGGCATCCTGCCCGACAGGATCGCGGCCGACTGGCCGGCGACGCACACCCCGCCGGCCGCAGCCGGATTGCCGCCGGTGCAGGCGCTAGACCAGACATTGCTTGCCATCGACGCACGCTACGGGCCGCGCACAGCCGATTTCGTAGCGATGCAGCTCGAATATCCGAGATAA
- a CDS encoding phasin produces MSDANVKVDTKAAPQEVGANGSAKLRFDVPFFNMQTIFGGLADEGATRAQANFAQMRATSQEITTAVCDACSTNAKRASDYGIKLIEISHINTSSTLDFFSQLADARSFADLVDLSTAHSRKTLEATSVQNRELWDLAQKVATETAEPIKQSFNRVLRRPA; encoded by the coding sequence GTGAGTGATGCCAATGTGAAAGTCGACACGAAAGCCGCGCCGCAAGAGGTGGGGGCCAACGGAAGCGCAAAGCTCCGGTTCGACGTACCGTTCTTCAACATGCAGACGATCTTCGGCGGTCTCGCCGATGAGGGCGCCACGCGGGCCCAGGCAAACTTTGCGCAGATGAGGGCGACTTCGCAGGAGATCACCACGGCTGTCTGCGATGCCTGTTCGACCAATGCCAAGCGTGCCTCTGACTACGGCATCAAGCTCATCGAAATATCCCACATCAATACCAGCTCCACGCTGGACTTCTTTTCCCAGCTTGCCGATGCGAGGTCGTTTGCCGATCTCGTAGACCTCTCCACGGCCCACAGCCGCAAGACCTTAGAAGCAACGTCGGTCCAGAACCGCGAACTCTGGGACCTCGCCCAAAAGGTCGCGACCGAAACGGCCGAGCCGATCAAGCAGAGCTTCAACCGGGTCCTGCGTAGGCCTGCTTGA
- a CDS encoding Crp/Fnr family transcriptional regulator: protein MEHATRVGNRLLAALPPADFALLAPHLRKVPLEHDAVLVRSGDKIEHIYFPCSGAIAFIMELPNGQTAATAVIGNDGAVGLMTALGPTRSPMTAIVRVAGTALQISPVRFHTALERSTALATAVQILSRALMTQFQHVAACNALHSVEARLARWLLHIHDRTDGGDILPLTQETLSELLGVRRTTVTHVVSALRTSRAIKSSRRGQLEIDRDRLEMIACECYKVMSRRIGRIVSQDALRLLHAAPERNGCPPPDFPFAKTDS from the coding sequence ATGGAGCACGCGACCAGAGTTGGTAATCGATTGTTAGCTGCGCTACCGCCGGCCGATTTCGCTTTGCTTGCCCCTCATTTGCGAAAAGTACCACTCGAGCACGACGCAGTCCTGGTGCGATCGGGCGACAAGATCGAGCACATCTACTTCCCTTGCAGCGGCGCGATCGCCTTCATCATGGAGCTGCCGAACGGACAGACGGCGGCAACGGCCGTGATCGGCAACGACGGTGCGGTCGGACTCATGACGGCGCTCGGCCCGACCCGATCACCCATGACCGCAATCGTCCGCGTGGCCGGGACGGCGCTGCAGATCTCGCCCGTGCGGTTTCACACCGCGCTCGAGCGCAGCACCGCCCTCGCGACTGCGGTTCAGATTCTCAGCCGGGCATTGATGACGCAGTTCCAGCACGTCGCTGCCTGCAACGCGCTCCACTCCGTCGAAGCGCGTCTCGCCCGCTGGCTGCTCCACATTCATGACCGGACGGATGGCGGTGACATCCTGCCCTTGACGCAGGAGACGCTGTCGGAATTGCTCGGCGTCCGGCGCACTACGGTCACGCACGTGGTGAGCGCGCTTCGTACGTCAAGGGCGATCAAATCCAGCCGGCGCGGTCAGCTCGAGATCGACAGGGATCGACTCGAGATGATCGCCTGCGAGTGCTACAAGGTGATGAGCCGCAGAATAGGTCGGATCGTTTCGCAGGATGCGCTGAGGCTCCTTCACGCGGCCCCGGAGCGCAATGGCTGCCCACCCCCGGACTTCCCGTTCGCCAAGACCGACTCGTAG
- a CDS encoding PAS domain-containing protein yields MKHPSSRAFFAYWDKKRGAARAPDRADIDPAAVRGLLGDIFVLSCEPKLGFPFRVAGTRVCALAGADLKDASFAALFGEASRGEIEEIATVVADETLGAIAGVTAAREDGSKAHLELLLLPFNARPHTPVSVTGVLAPFDDECGALGPFTLTSWRYLHQPEKLLPRAIRKLQIARGLMVYEGLR; encoded by the coding sequence ATGAAACATCCGTCAAGCCGCGCATTCTTCGCGTATTGGGACAAGAAGCGCGGCGCTGCGCGGGCCCCTGACCGGGCCGACATCGATCCGGCCGCCGTCCGCGGCCTGCTCGGCGATATCTTCGTGCTGTCCTGCGAGCCCAAGCTTGGCTTCCCCTTCCGCGTCGCCGGCACGCGGGTCTGCGCGCTCGCGGGTGCGGACCTCAAGGACGCGAGCTTCGCGGCGCTGTTTGGCGAGGCGAGCCGCGGCGAGATCGAGGAGATCGCGACCGTGGTCGCCGACGAGACGCTGGGTGCGATCGCCGGCGTCACCGCCGCGCGCGAGGACGGCAGCAAGGCCCATCTCGAGCTGCTGCTGCTGCCGTTCAACGCCCGTCCGCACACGCCGGTGAGCGTCACCGGCGTGCTCGCGCCGTTCGACGACGAATGCGGTGCGCTCGGCCCCTTCACCCTCACCTCCTGGCGCTATCTGCACCAGCCCGAGAAATTGCTGCCGCGCGCCATCCGCAAATTGCAGATCGCCCGCGGGCTGATGGTGTATGAGGGGCTGCGCTAG
- a CDS encoding rhomboid family intramembrane serine protease, with protein sequence MDSPPNSPQDSQPAAPDAAGEGSREPILTLPVALTAYILLLAVIHLRVLLPPELENWTIDVFGFIPKRYDASLLNLQIPGGAGAKVWTFVTYSLLHANLTHLGFNVLWLLPFGSALARRFGAVRFFVFMAVTAAAGALAHLVTHEHAVAPMIGASASVSGAMAAAIRFAFVRGSFLSFSRSDADTAAKVPALPLSRALRDGRVVGFLAVWFGVNIIFGVGAIGVDAETTSVAWQAHIGGFFAGLLLFALFDPVPRVRSDAADASSQDVSDRI encoded by the coding sequence TTGGATTCCCCGCCAAATTCTCCGCAAGACTCTCAGCCGGCCGCGCCGGACGCCGCTGGGGAAGGTTCGCGCGAGCCGATCCTCACGCTGCCGGTGGCGCTGACCGCGTATATCCTTCTGCTCGCGGTGATCCATCTGCGGGTGCTGCTGCCGCCGGAGCTCGAGAACTGGACCATCGACGTCTTCGGCTTCATCCCCAAGCGCTACGATGCCTCGCTGCTGAACCTGCAAATTCCGGGCGGGGCCGGCGCCAAGGTCTGGACCTTCGTCACCTATTCGCTGCTGCACGCCAATCTGACTCATCTCGGCTTCAACGTGTTGTGGCTGCTGCCGTTCGGCAGCGCGCTGGCGCGGCGCTTCGGCGCGGTCAGGTTCTTCGTGTTCATGGCGGTGACGGCGGCGGCCGGCGCGCTCGCCCATCTCGTCACCCATGAGCATGCGGTGGCACCGATGATCGGCGCCTCGGCCTCGGTGTCCGGCGCGATGGCCGCCGCCATCCGCTTCGCCTTCGTCCGCGGCAGCTTCCTGTCGTTCAGCCGATCGGACGCCGATACCGCCGCGAAGGTTCCAGCGCTGCCGCTGTCGCGCGCGCTGCGCGACGGGCGGGTGGTCGGCTTCCTCGCGGTGTGGTTCGGCGTCAACATCATCTTTGGCGTCGGCGCGATCGGCGTCGATGCCGAAACCACGAGCGTCGCCTGGCAGGCGCATATCGGCGGCTTCTTCGCCGGCCTGCTCTTGTTCGCGCTGTTCGATCCCGTACCGCGCGTGCGAAGCGATGCTGCAGATGCGTCATCACAGGACGTTTCAGACCGCATTTGA
- a CDS encoding CBS domain-containing protein has product MTVRSILNTKGHQIMSVEPDAKLSVAVKLLGEKKIGAVLVMNQNRLEGILSERDIVRVLGERGAGVLEAPVSEVMTRKVVTCKETDTVAELMETMTTGKFRHLPVLDNGKVVGLISIGDIVKRRVQEYENEQEALRDYIKTA; this is encoded by the coding sequence ATGACGGTACGTTCCATTCTCAACACCAAGGGCCACCAGATCATGAGCGTCGAGCCCGACGCCAAGCTGTCGGTCGCGGTTAAGCTGCTCGGCGAGAAGAAGATCGGCGCAGTGCTGGTGATGAACCAGAACCGGCTCGAGGGCATCCTGTCCGAGCGCGACATCGTCCGCGTGCTCGGCGAGCGCGGTGCCGGCGTGCTGGAGGCGCCGGTCTCGGAGGTCATGACCCGCAAGGTCGTGACCTGCAAGGAGACCGACACAGTCGCCGAGCTCATGGAGACGATGACGACGGGCAAGTTCCGCCATCTGCCGGTGCTCGACAATGGCAAGGTGGTCGGCCTGATCTCGATCGGCGACATCGTCAAGCGCCGCGTCCAGGAATACGAGAACGAGCAGGAAGCCCTGCGCGACTACATCAAGACGGCCTGA
- a CDS encoding patatin-like phospholipase family protein, whose amino-acid sequence MLEILKGRGANGSNGEKIGLGSIRRPIVGVALGGGAARGFAHIGILRTLIANGIVPDVVVGTSIGAVVGGAYAAGQLDTLEDWGRSLQGVRTILGYLDIRLNGSGLIGGEKLATRLEEAIGQTLIEDLPIKFATVATEVRTGHEIWLTRGRVVEAMRASYALPGIFSPVLIGDRWLVDGALVNPVPVSAARALGAEIVIAANLSSDIFTHSTTIYAHGAMPEPVAPVAEEPATKRRFPRFFSPEKTMKREFFGGGGRPGISSVMVDAFNIMQDRITRARLAGDPPDMLITPRVGQFGWFDFHRAEDLIAHGTRAAERALESIQEAIEVLAPAPAGNAPKAGE is encoded by the coding sequence GTGCTTGAGATCTTGAAGGGCCGTGGCGCGAACGGCTCCAATGGCGAGAAGATCGGCCTCGGTAGCATCCGCCGGCCGATCGTCGGCGTTGCCCTCGGCGGCGGCGCGGCGCGCGGCTTTGCCCATATCGGAATCCTGAGGACCCTGATCGCCAACGGCATCGTGCCCGATGTCGTGGTCGGCACCTCGATCGGTGCCGTGGTCGGCGGCGCCTATGCGGCCGGACAGCTCGATACGCTGGAAGACTGGGGGCGCAGCCTGCAAGGCGTGCGCACCATCCTCGGCTATCTCGACATCCGCCTCAACGGCTCCGGCCTGATCGGCGGCGAGAAGCTGGCGACCCGGCTCGAGGAGGCGATCGGCCAGACCCTGATCGAGGACCTGCCCATCAAGTTCGCGACCGTCGCGACCGAGGTCCGTACCGGCCACGAGATCTGGCTGACGCGCGGCCGCGTGGTCGAGGCGATGCGCGCCTCCTATGCGCTACCGGGCATCTTCTCGCCCGTGCTGATCGGCGACCGCTGGCTGGTCGACGGCGCGCTGGTCAATCCGGTGCCGGTCTCGGCCGCCCGCGCGCTCGGCGCCGAAATCGTCATCGCCGCAAATCTTTCCAGCGACATCTTCACCCATTCCACGACGATCTATGCGCACGGCGCGATGCCGGAGCCGGTCGCGCCCGTTGCCGAGGAGCCGGCCACCAAGCGGCGCTTTCCGCGTTTCTTCTCGCCCGAAAAGACCATGAAGCGGGAGTTCTTCGGCGGCGGCGGACGGCCCGGCATTTCCTCGGTGATGGTCGATGCCTTCAACATCATGCAGGACCGCATCACCCGCGCGCGCCTCGCCGGCGATCCGCCCGACATGCTGATCACGCCGCGGGTCGGCCAGTTCGGCTGGTTCGACTTCCACCGCGCCGAGGATCTGATCGCGCACGGCACGCGCGCCGCCGAGCGCGCGCTGGAGTCGATCCAGGAGGCGATCGAGGTGCTGGCGCCGGCGCCCGCAGGCAACGCACCCAAAGCGGGCGAGTGA